In a single window of the Acetivibrio clariflavus DSM 19732 genome:
- a CDS encoding ATP-binding protein, protein MRIDKLDIKGFGKFNNFEVEFDRGFNIVYGANESGKSTIQAFIKAMFYSLRGGRNLKGEDCTPLNKYRPWGGGEYRGSLRYTLDNGQVFTVERNFQNGETKIYDLLYKDITKTFDQSKDKGPLFAIKHIGLTESCFEKTLYIGQMATKIDNRDKKEILDSIANIFETGSEDISFINAREAIKEALKRYVGTDKTSTRPLDIINSKLVQLKAKKENLLKSKESLFSVEEEIAYLNNKRSKLEELKIVMQFARNIVNLREEIDVFKKRKKDLMDIVDEVSALTKELNNLRISLDECQKIKKRFENFSEFEFNEADDLYIKYAKYENLKDENTRLLEEIDKIKKSADENRIFIESLKVFEVNKDINVVDSTINTDFNLESIKRSEIQNKIKILKSKNRAMITAMTAIFLSAAALLFYSLSERNYYCIVVTVLLIAVFLAIGIFKSKNDRLLKQLTDEKCRLEKRLNLLLEKMEEKRLMQEEMFKMLEVNSMEEFIKKKALYDSKVYELDSHKKRMAALKEEVEKNCILIKQILQFIKEKLFASNVIDSIETEVKKEHIEAFRSSIYKYKETAAYLSNGESRLNDLYRQIENLYLRAYSICGQKIDNIEQLNEILNSMEEKIEKLYENLDIYAFKIKSIYSDMEFEGINYEKLMEMLLDLRIKDAKENMEEFTQKIFNEISSIQLNLKEKEIAQSALNDDNNELEKIEEEIRELELQKEKLEETGFSLKTALEVLEEANTEIKRDFAPVVNSNASKIISLITDFRYKELKVDENLVLRTTDPYIKDIIPVSVLSNGTVDQMYLALRIALVRTMEKKSEKLPIILDEVLSQYDEMRSINTIRMLKEISNERQVIFFTCKTRELDMAKSVCNNNLNVIKL, encoded by the coding sequence ATGAGGATAGATAAACTGGATATAAAAGGTTTTGGCAAATTTAATAATTTTGAAGTTGAATTTGACCGTGGATTCAATATTGTATACGGGGCAAATGAGTCAGGTAAATCTACAATTCAGGCTTTTATTAAAGCTATGTTTTATTCGTTAAGGGGAGGCAGAAACTTAAAGGGGGAAGATTGCACTCCACTTAATAAATATAGACCTTGGGGTGGAGGAGAATATAGAGGTAGTTTGAGATATACCTTAGATAACGGACAGGTTTTTACTGTTGAAAGAAATTTTCAAAATGGGGAAACAAAAATATATGATTTATTGTATAAAGATATAACAAAGACCTTTGATCAAAGTAAGGACAAAGGTCCTCTCTTTGCCATTAAACATATAGGTCTTACGGAAAGCTGTTTTGAAAAAACATTATATATCGGACAGATGGCAACTAAAATCGATAATCGTGATAAAAAAGAAATATTAGACAGTATTGCAAATATCTTCGAAACCGGTTCTGAAGATATTTCCTTTATAAATGCAAGGGAAGCTATAAAAGAAGCGTTAAAAAGATATGTGGGTACCGATAAAACGTCTACCCGTCCTCTGGATATAATAAATTCTAAATTAGTCCAATTAAAGGCTAAGAAGGAGAATTTGCTTAAGTCAAAAGAGTCATTGTTCTCTGTGGAAGAGGAAATAGCTTATCTTAACAATAAGAGAAGCAAACTTGAAGAACTTAAAATTGTTATGCAGTTTGCCAGGAATATTGTAAATCTTAGAGAAGAAATTGATGTTTTCAAAAAAAGAAAAAAGGATTTAATGGATATTGTTGATGAGGTTTCTGCATTAACTAAAGAATTGAATAACTTAAGAATAAGTTTGGATGAATGCCAAAAGATAAAGAAACGTTTTGAAAATTTCTCCGAATTTGAATTCAATGAAGCCGATGATTTATATATTAAATATGCAAAGTATGAAAATCTAAAGGATGAAAATACAAGACTATTGGAAGAGATTGATAAGATTAAAAAAAGTGCCGATGAAAACAGAATTTTTATTGAATCACTAAAAGTATTTGAGGTTAATAAGGATATAAATGTAGTAGATTCAACTATTAACACTGATTTTAATTTGGAAAGTATAAAAAGGTCTGAAATTCAAAATAAAATCAAGATATTGAAATCTAAAAACAGAGCTATGATTACAGCTATGACGGCTATTTTTTTGTCTGCAGCAGCTTTATTGTTTTACAGCCTTTCGGAAAGGAACTATTATTGTATTGTCGTAACTGTTTTGCTTATAGCTGTTTTTCTTGCAATTGGTATTTTTAAGTCAAAAAACGATAGACTGCTGAAACAACTTACAGATGAAAAATGCCGGTTGGAAAAAAGGCTAAATTTATTGCTTGAAAAGATGGAAGAAAAAAGACTAATGCAGGAAGAAATGTTTAAAATGCTTGAAGTTAACAGCATGGAAGAGTTCATCAAGAAAAAAGCTTTGTATGACAGCAAGGTTTATGAACTGGACAGTCATAAAAAAAGAATGGCTGCATTGAAAGAAGAGGTTGAAAAGAATTGTATTTTAATTAAGCAAATATTGCAATTTATTAAGGAAAAACTTTTTGCATCCAATGTAATTGACTCGATTGAGACTGAAGTCAAAAAAGAACATATTGAGGCATTTCGTAGTTCCATATATAAGTATAAAGAGACAGCAGCATATTTAAGCAATGGGGAATCCAGGTTGAATGACCTTTATAGACAGATTGAAAACCTCTACTTAAGAGCTTATTCGATATGCGGACAAAAAATAGACAATATTGAGCAATTGAACGAAATTTTGAATAGTATGGAGGAAAAAATTGAGAAATTGTATGAGAATCTTGATATATACGCTTTTAAAATAAAATCAATTTATTCGGATATGGAGTTTGAAGGTATTAACTATGAGAAATTAATGGAAATGTTGTTAGATTTAAGGATTAAAGATGCAAAGGAAAATATGGAAGAGTTCACTCAAAAAATATTTAATGAGATAAGCAGCATCCAACTTAACCTAAAGGAGAAGGAAATAGCGCAGTCAGCATTGAATGATGATAATAATGAACTGGAAAAGATTGAAGAAGAGATTAGAGAGCTGGAATTGCAAAAAGAAAAACTTGAGGAAACAGGTTTTTCACTGAAGACCGCCCTTGAGGTTTTAGAAGAGGCAAATACCGAGATTAAAAGAGATTTCGCTCCTGTAGTGAACAGCAATGCCTCAAAAATAATAAGTTTAATAACAGATTTTAGATATAAGGAACTGAAGGTTGATGAGAACCTGGTGTTGAGAACAACCGATCCTTATATAAAGGACATAATTCCGGTTTCTGTCCTGAGTAATGGAACTGTTGACCAGATGTATTTAGCATTGAGAATTGCTTTAGTGCGAACTATGGAAAAAAAGTCGGAAAAACTTCCTATTATTTTGGATGAAGTACTTTCACAATATGATGAAATGCGGTCTATAAATACAATAAGAATGCTGAAGGAAATATCCAATGAAAGGCAGGTTATATTTTTTACTTGCAAGACAAGGGAACTGGACATGGCTAAATCTGTTTGCAATAACAATTTAAATGTAATAAAATTATAG
- a CDS encoding metallophosphoesterase family protein, whose translation MKQIKFLHFSDLHLDYPFTSLGSDLGKTDRRRKDLLEVFDSIIELTKRENADLLLISGDLYEHFYVKKSTIKHVNDKFREIDDKKVFIVPGNHDPYLKNSYYRNFKWNSNVYILSEERYKVEIEELNTCVYGLGFESFYKNGCIRDEIKSVNDEKINIFLVHGTVDMNFTKTGYNLFTSEELAQLNMDYIALGHFHNRIDDVGQKGVIYNPGSPEPLGFDEEGEHGVFVGKVSKELLEVKYINTNRRYYKSVDINVENINSNEQVAEKIRFSLEGLPIEDILLTITLKGFAKDEYRISKEKLKNLLEDSFFYVNVEDRTIPDYDYEEMKNEPGLKGLYVRKLMGMIDEAKNEKEKYLLMKSLYYGLQALDKGKIEEL comes from the coding sequence ATGAAACAGATAAAATTTTTACATTTTTCCGACTTGCATTTGGATTATCCGTTTACATCTTTAGGATCTGATTTGGGAAAGACTGACCGAAGAAGGAAAGATCTTTTAGAAGTATTTGACAGCATAATAGAATTGACGAAAAGAGAAAATGCAGATTTGCTTTTAATAAGCGGGGATCTGTACGAACATTTCTATGTGAAAAAATCTACTATAAAACACGTAAATGACAAATTCAGGGAGATAGACGATAAGAAAGTTTTTATTGTACCCGGCAATCATGACCCATATTTAAAAAACTCCTATTACAGAAATTTTAAATGGAACAGTAATGTCTATATTTTATCGGAAGAAAGGTATAAGGTGGAAATTGAGGAGTTAAACACATGTGTTTACGGTTTAGGTTTTGAAAGTTTTTATAAAAACGGTTGTATCAGGGATGAAATAAAATCCGTTAATGATGAAAAAATAAATATTTTTTTGGTTCATGGGACTGTTGATATGAATTTTACAAAGACGGGATACAACCTGTTTACCAGCGAGGAACTTGCGCAGCTAAATATGGACTATATAGCCCTTGGACATTTTCATAACAGAATTGATGATGTAGGACAAAAAGGAGTGATTTATAATCCTGGAAGTCCAGAACCATTAGGGTTTGATGAAGAAGGGGAACATGGTGTTTTTGTTGGGAAGGTCTCTAAAGAATTACTGGAGGTAAAATATATAAACACAAATCGCAGGTATTATAAATCAGTGGATATTAATGTCGAGAATATAAATAGTAATGAACAGGTTGCGGAAAAAATTCGCTTTTCTTTAGAGGGATTGCCTATAGAAGACATTTTATTGACAATTACTCTAAAAGGCTTTGCAAAGGATGAATATAGGATAAGCAAGGAAAAATTAAAAAATTTGTTAGAAGACAGTTTCTTTTATGTTAATGTAGAAGATAGAACTATTCCTGACTATGATTATGAAGAGATGAAAAATGAACCGGGATTGAAAGGATTATATGTCCGAAAGCTTATGGGTATGATAGATGAGGCTAAAAATGAAAAAGAAAAATATCTGTTGATGAAATCTCTTTATTATGGACTACAAGCCCTTGATAAAGGAAAAATAGAGGAATTGTGA
- a CDS encoding PspA/IM30 family protein, with protein sequence MGFFSRLGSLVRGFFGRLVGGLEEKNPELLFEDIKNQIAKARKEAEQQIIEIQTNAELIKIEMKNSEKNLNAIKARIESAKNMGDKEMLVELLMQEEEYQTVYETHKATYENAMKEVEAIRENYKIFESEMNSKLNELKTLKSQQKMAQLKENINSVNAKYTAKNNKVGNINEDMERAREIVNKKIAKANAIESLNNENVDIKLKKLDMNSARDRARARAEALLAGEQGFEVKEKVETTTVSNEDALGQKDKAENKLSE encoded by the coding sequence ATGGGCTTCTTTAGCAGATTAGGTAGTTTAGTTAGAGGATTTTTTGGTCGACTTGTTGGAGGATTGGAGGAAAAAAATCCGGAACTTCTTTTTGAAGATATAAAAAATCAAATTGCAAAGGCTAGAAAAGAAGCGGAACAGCAAATAATAGAAATCCAGACAAATGCAGAGTTAATAAAGATTGAAATGAAAAACTCCGAGAAAAATTTGAATGCTATAAAGGCAAGGATAGAGTCTGCAAAAAATATGGGTGACAAAGAAATGCTGGTTGAGCTTCTTATGCAGGAGGAAGAATATCAGACAGTATATGAAACCCATAAGGCTACTTATGAAAATGCAATGAAAGAAGTAGAAGCAATTAGGGAGAACTATAAGATATTCGAGTCTGAAATGAATTCAAAATTGAATGAGTTGAAGACTTTAAAGAGTCAGCAGAAAATGGCTCAGCTTAAAGAAAATATTAATTCTGTAAATGCTAAATATACGGCCAAGAACAATAAAGTCGGAAATATAAACGAAGATATGGAAAGGGCAAGGGAGATTGTTAACAAGAAGATTGCAAAAGCTAATGCTATTGAGTCCCTTAACAATGAAAACGTGGATATCAAACTTAAAAAACTTGATATGAACTCTGCACGGGACAGAGCACGTGCAAGAGCAGAAGCTTTACTTGCTGGAGAACAGGGCTTTGAAGTAAAGGAAAAAGTTGAAACTACAACTGTATCCAATGAAGATGCATTAGGACAAAAAGATAAAGCTGAAAATAAATTGAGTGAATAA
- a CDS encoding heavy-metal-associated domain-containing protein — protein METATFNIPSISCSACSNKIQESVKSLKGVKNVSVDLKSQQVNIDYNPDNIGPQEIKKHISQMGYEVI, from the coding sequence ATGGAAACAGCTACTTTTAATATTCCTTCAATATCTTGTAGCGCCTGCTCAAATAAAATACAAGAAAGTGTCAAATCCCTCAAAGGGGTAAAAAACGTTTCAGTTGACCTGAAAAGCCAACAAGTAAATATTGACTATAACCCTGATAATATAGGACCTCAGGAAATTAAAAAACATATTTCTCAAATGGGTTACGAAGTAATTTAG
- a CDS encoding AAA family ATPase → MWYHKFLNTYKAGISHEFLLYFNIRDMVDNCRSIERYIYDEFIKQRGFAIVAFYDISKGLTFFDVSMEREFHKITSNGAVNLLNSLPSKLFPYIDMALKNTKMALFIDHVDKIIPSGDLGSLSMEERIDLIWLCEWSNDAKISSVGSCIFMMADNLEEVNSEVLKSAYRVEPVLVELPDEEERKKYIKYLVEQKNIKMDISIDEFAKLSSGLSKKAIKDIKLKAESENVAISFDFIKEKKHSILKKEYGDVLEFIYPVIGFDDVGGMEKAKNYLIKNIVEPIRAGDLRRVPMGILLCGPSGTGKTLLVNALAKSSGFNCVKIDMARILGQYVGESEKNFKKCLLGAQSQEPVIVFVDEIDTAFRRGDGSDSGVSRNIFSEFLQFTSNTNNRGKIIFIAATNRPDLLDPALKRAGRFDKKIPILLPEEEERAEIFKIMIKKFGFETDIEDFLPFAKKTENYTGAEIETVVRKAYEIANEDNVEGTVLTATVLNEAISRCRPSTQQVEFMTMLAINECDDKDLLPDKYKGFLDERNSVAIGKEQ, encoded by the coding sequence ATGTGGTATCATAAATTCCTAAACACCTACAAAGCTGGAATTTCCCATGAGTTTCTCTTATATTTCAATATAAGAGATATGGTTGATAATTGCAGAAGTATTGAGAGATATATATATGATGAATTTATAAAGCAGAGAGGATTTGCCATAGTGGCATTCTATGATATATCAAAAGGCCTTACTTTTTTTGATGTTTCTATGGAAAGGGAGTTTCACAAGATTACATCAAATGGGGCCGTTAATCTGTTAAATTCTTTACCTTCAAAATTATTTCCTTATATAGACATGGCTTTGAAAAATACAAAGATGGCACTATTTATAGATCATGTGGACAAAATAATCCCGTCAGGAGATTTAGGCAGTTTATCCATGGAGGAAAGAATTGACTTAATTTGGCTGTGTGAATGGTCAAACGATGCTAAAATATCTTCTGTGGGAAGCTGTATATTTATGATGGCAGATAATTTGGAGGAAGTAAACTCCGAGGTGTTAAAATCTGCTTACAGAGTAGAACCTGTACTGGTTGAACTTCCTGATGAAGAAGAGCGAAAGAAGTATATTAAATATCTTGTGGAACAAAAGAATATTAAAATGGACATTTCTATAGATGAATTTGCCAAACTTTCATCCGGCCTTAGTAAAAAAGCCATTAAAGATATAAAACTAAAGGCAGAATCGGAAAATGTAGCTATTAGTTTTGATTTTATAAAAGAGAAAAAGCACTCAATTTTGAAGAAAGAGTATGGCGATGTGCTGGAGTTCATATATCCTGTTATTGGTTTTGATGATGTAGGCGGAATGGAAAAAGCTAAAAACTATCTTATAAAAAACATAGTTGAGCCAATAAGAGCAGGTGATTTAAGAAGGGTTCCCATGGGTATACTTTTATGTGGACCGTCTGGAACAGGAAAAACTCTTTTGGTTAATGCTTTGGCAAAATCCAGTGGATTCAATTGTGTCAAAATAGACATGGCAAGAATTTTAGGTCAGTATGTGGGAGAGAGTGAAAAGAATTTTAAAAAGTGTCTTTTAGGTGCACAGTCCCAAGAGCCGGTTATAGTGTTTGTTGACGAAATAGACACTGCTTTTAGAAGAGGAGACGGAAGCGACAGTGGAGTTAGCAGAAACATATTTAGTGAATTTTTGCAGTTTACCAGTAATACAAATAATAGAGGAAAAATAATATTTATTGCTGCAACCAACAGGCCGGATCTTTTAGACCCTGCTTTAAAAAGGGCAGGAAGATTTGATAAGAAGATTCCCATATTGCTTCCCGAAGAGGAAGAAAGAGCGGAGATTTTTAAGATAATGATTAAGAAATTCGGATTTGAGACAGATATTGAGGACTTTCTTCCTTTTGCTAAGAAAACAGAGAACTATACAGGGGCTGAAATAGAAACTGTTGTAAGAAAAGCTTATGAAATTGCAAATGAAGACAATGTTGAAGGTACGGTTCTTACGGCTACAGTTCTTAACGAGGCAATTTCAAGGTGCAGGCCAAGTACTCAGCAGGTGGAATTTATGACGATGCTTGCAATTAATGAGTGTGATGATAAGGATTTGCTGCCTGACAAGTATAAAGGTTTTTTGGATGAAAGAAACAGTGTTGCAATTGGCAAGGAACAATAG
- the cheB gene encoding chemotaxis-specific protein-glutamate methyltransferase CheB produces MKKLKVIVADDSSLYRDVLSKAVNGTGMAEVKFVASNGRMVVDFLKKESVDLVLLDVFMPEMDGIEALKIIKKNYPNIDVIMISSDSMRSAELTVEALDNGAIDFILKPADSDHEKSAEIIKAQLQILFMQVRLKNFKNIIDNNQKEIKRRNNSKKDEQKIETDALNKFDLKKFTSIDLILIASSTGGPSALEKIFTGLDSDFNIPILVVQHMPPKFTRSLSESLNKKCKISVKEGCNNDLVQKGQIIIAPGGYHMLVEREGPNLIIKTEATPYVNGVRPAADVLFSSVANKYEDKNILAVILTGMGSDGKNGVMMLKQKCNCYCITQSENTCVVYGMPKSVYQSGLSDEVVDIDDISKRIQEIATGKGILPS; encoded by the coding sequence TTGAAAAAATTAAAAGTTATTGTTGCGGATGATTCAAGTTTATATAGAGACGTACTTTCAAAAGCAGTAAATGGAACAGGCATGGCGGAAGTTAAATTTGTTGCCTCAAATGGACGCATGGTTGTAGACTTTTTAAAAAAAGAGAGTGTGGATTTAGTTCTGTTAGATGTGTTTATGCCGGAAATGGACGGCATAGAAGCTCTTAAAATAATTAAAAAGAATTATCCAAATATTGATGTGATAATGATAAGTTCAGATAGCATGCGCAGTGCTGAATTGACTGTGGAAGCATTGGATAATGGTGCTATTGACTTTATTTTAAAGCCAGCAGATTCGGATCATGAAAAAAGTGCGGAAATTATAAAGGCACAACTTCAGATTCTTTTTATGCAAGTAAGATTAAAAAATTTTAAGAACATTATTGACAATAATCAAAAAGAAATTAAAAGGAGAAACAATAGTAAAAAAGATGAACAGAAAATTGAAACTGATGCTTTAAATAAATTTGATCTCAAAAAGTTTACAAGTATAGACCTAATATTAATAGCATCTTCAACAGGCGGACCTTCTGCTCTTGAGAAAATTTTTACAGGTCTTGATTCTGACTTTAATATACCTATACTTGTTGTACAACATATGCCTCCTAAATTTACACGATCCTTGTCAGAAAGTCTCAACAAGAAGTGTAAGATAAGTGTTAAAGAAGGCTGTAATAATGATTTGGTACAAAAAGGACAAATTATTATTGCGCCTGGCGGATATCATATGCTTGTTGAAAGGGAAGGGCCTAACCTTATTATTAAGACAGAAGCTACTCCCTATGTTAATGGGGTGAGGCCTGCTGCTGATGTGCTGTTTTCTTCCGTTGCAAATAAATATGAGGATAAAAATATTCTTGCTGTTATACTAACGGGGATGGGCAGTGACGGAAAAAATGGAGTTATGATGCTAAAGCAAAAATGCAATTGCTATTGTATTACCCAGAGTGAAAATACTTGTGTGGTTTACGGCATGCCGAAAAGTGTATATCAATCGGGTTTGTCTGACGAAGTAGTTGATATAGACGATATTTCTAAAAGAATACAGGAAATTGCAACCGGAAAAGGAATATTACCGTCATAA
- a CDS encoding GntR family transcriptional regulator, with the protein MAGKLSKVNLNDYKPLREVIFDTLREAIITGELKPGERLMEVKLAEKMGVSRTPVREAIRMLELEGLVDMLPRKGAHVAELSVKDIMDVLEVRAAMDSLATRLAAERITDDEIKELRQIQAQFINYVEKNNLQGSIKKDVEFHELIYRASRNDRLLQIANNLREQVQRFRVIYLKDYSSPKNLIKEHEDICDAIAARNLDMAQEYAQIHINNQEKVIIKAIKSMK; encoded by the coding sequence ATGGCTGGTAAGCTTTCAAAAGTAAATTTAAATGACTATAAACCGCTAAGAGAAGTAATATTTGATACATTGAGGGAAGCAATTATTACCGGTGAGTTAAAACCCGGAGAGCGTTTGATGGAAGTCAAACTTGCCGAAAAAATGGGTGTTAGCCGAACACCGGTGAGAGAAGCTATAAGGATGCTTGAACTTGAAGGACTTGTTGATATGCTTCCAAGAAAGGGTGCACACGTTGCAGAACTTTCTGTAAAAGATATAATGGATGTTCTAGAGGTTAGGGCAGCGATGGACAGTCTTGCTACAAGACTTGCAGCAGAAAGAATTACCGATGATGAGATTAAGGAATTAAGACAAATTCAGGCCCAGTTTATAAATTATGTTGAGAAGAATAATTTACAAGGTTCTATTAAAAAAGATGTAGAGTTTCATGAATTGATTTATCGGGCATCGAGAAATGACCGACTTTTGCAGATTGCAAACAATCTTCGAGAGCAAGTTCAACGATTTAGGGTTATATACCTTAAAGATTACAGCAGTCCTAAAAATCTAATTAAAGAACATGAGGATATTTGTGATGCTATAGCTGCAAGAAATTTAGATATGGCGCAGGAATATGCTCAAATCCATATAAATAATCAAGAAAAGGTAATAATTAAGGCAATAAAGAGTATGAAATAG
- a CDS encoding DUF342 domain-containing protein produces MPKDEIIYSSEFIKIIRKENDFFIESYKKGMSINEFNEIIIKYPNIKIVSFLAIKNAILFAPKPMEKFGELKERISVIVSKDELKAYVKLSVPENELIGNAKQNLVKEIMEKLKENRIIFGIKNDVLVGELCNNKQILIAEGIPPENGEDSIIKMYELKEIKPAIKEDGKVDYYELSLINKVQAGDWLGERIDSTPGIPGRTVRGKIIEPIHGKNHPLEYDRNSVGEKYENGITTLYALRSGAVHYEGDRISVSNHLEIPGDVDFKVGNINFDGYVTIKGTVEDNFIVKATKDIEILGDFGIGSVRKIESTNGSISIKGGIAGKNKAVIKCKGDLYTKFVSEATIICEGSVYIGGYCINSNITAKEIIVDSPIGRIIGGNIQAEIRVVSSILGSSSESKAAISVKGFNRDELKEKLETIINEIENMKNDMEKLKQEISQLSLKAKLTDSERNRFIKAQSEFFNIKNKIKELENDKRIITNALRTKGEGEVTVLKRIYPGVVLEIKNIMKRIDKPILTTSFYIQNGEIKQL; encoded by the coding sequence ATGCCCAAAGATGAAATAATTTATTCATCGGAATTTATAAAAATAATCCGGAAAGAAAATGACTTTTTCATTGAATCATACAAAAAAGGTATGTCTATTAATGAGTTTAATGAGATTATCATCAAATATCCTAATATAAAGATAGTCAGTTTTCTTGCCATTAAGAATGCAATCTTATTTGCTCCAAAACCAATGGAGAAATTTGGGGAACTAAAAGAGAGAATTTCTGTAATAGTATCGAAGGATGAGCTTAAAGCCTATGTGAAACTATCAGTGCCTGAAAATGAATTGATAGGCAATGCAAAGCAGAATTTGGTTAAGGAAATTATGGAAAAGCTCAAGGAAAACAGAATAATATTTGGAATAAAGAATGATGTTTTAGTAGGTGAGCTTTGTAATAATAAGCAAATTTTAATAGCTGAAGGAATACCTCCTGAAAATGGAGAAGATTCCATTATAAAGATGTATGAGCTTAAGGAAATAAAACCTGCGATAAAAGAGGACGGAAAAGTTGATTATTATGAATTGAGTTTGATAAACAAGGTTCAGGCTGGAGATTGGTTAGGAGAAAGAATAGACTCAACTCCCGGTATTCCCGGGAGGACAGTCAGGGGAAAGATTATTGAGCCTATTCATGGGAAAAACCACCCTTTGGAATATGATAGAAACTCTGTCGGAGAGAAGTATGAAAATGGTATTACTACTCTTTATGCTTTACGAAGTGGAGCTGTTCATTATGAGGGAGATAGAATAAGTGTATCCAACCATCTGGAAATACCGGGTGATGTGGATTTTAAAGTGGGAAATATTAATTTTGACGGCTATGTTACGATAAAAGGAACTGTTGAAGATAATTTTATTGTAAAAGCCACTAAGGACATAGAAATATTAGGGGATTTTGGAATAGGTAGTGTACGAAAAATAGAAAGTACTAATGGAAGTATAAGTATTAAAGGTGGAATAGCAGGAAAAAATAAAGCAGTTATTAAATGTAAAGGAGACCTTTATACAAAATTTGTATCAGAGGCTACCATTATTTGCGAGGGAAGCGTTTATATAGGGGGTTATTGTATAAACAGCAATATAACTGCAAAGGAAATTATTGTCGATTCACCTATAGGCCGGATAATTGGCGGAAATATTCAGGCTGAAATAAGGGTTGTATCTTCAATTTTGGGTTCTTCAAGTGAAAGCAAGGCAGCAATATCAGTTAAAGGATTCAATAGAGATGAACTTAAGGAAAAACTTGAAACTATAATAAATGAAATTGAAAATATGAAAAATGATATGGAAAAGCTGAAACAGGAAATATCCCAATTAAGCCTTAAGGCAAAACTTACAGATTCCGAAAGAAACAGATTTATAAAAGCTCAATCAGAATTCTTTAATATAAAGAATAAGATTAAAGAGCTTGAAAATGACAAAAGAATAATCACAAATGCTTTAAGAACGAAGGGTGAAGGTGAGGTAACGGTATTGAAAAGAATTTATCCCGGTGTAGTTTTGGAAATTAAGAATATAATGAAAAGAATTGACAAACCAATCCTTACTACCAGCTTTTATATACAAAATGGAGAGATTAAGCAGTTGTAG
- the ispE gene encoding 4-(cytidine 5'-diphospho)-2-C-methyl-D-erythritol kinase has product MDSICIKARAKINLALDVLRKREDGYHDVRMIMQSISLHDDVFLSLIDEKSIRISCDKVWVPSNSDNIAYKAAKVLMDKFDLQKGIDIKIVKNIPVAAGLAGGSANAAAVLKGMNELFSLNLEQEELMQIGKTIGADVPFCIKGGTMLAEGIGEILSDIEPLKNVDIVLVKPKISVSTAWVYKNLNIEKIVLRPDTDYIIGLIEKGDLQNLGRKMVNVLETVTVKKYEIINEIKEKLIKLGAFGSMMSGSGPTVFGIFENKLTAQKAYEEINNDDRWDCILTETFYEER; this is encoded by the coding sequence ATGGATTCGATTTGTATAAAAGCAAGAGCAAAAATTAACTTGGCACTTGATGTATTGAGGAAAAGGGAAGACGGATATCACGACGTACGAATGATTATGCAGTCCATTAGTTTGCATGATGATGTATTTTTAAGTCTTATAGATGAAAAGAGCATAAGGATATCCTGTGACAAAGTATGGGTTCCTTCAAACAGCGATAACATAGCATATAAAGCTGCAAAGGTTTTGATGGATAAATTTGATCTTCAAAAGGGTATAGATATTAAAATAGTTAAGAATATACCTGTCGCAGCTGGTCTTGCTGGCGGCAGCGCAAATGCAGCGGCTGTTTTAAAAGGAATGAATGAATTGTTTTCTCTAAATTTGGAGCAAGAGGAATTGATGCAAATAGGAAAAACCATTGGGGCTGATGTTCCTTTTTGTATAAAAGGCGGGACTATGTTGGCAGAAGGTATAGGAGAAATTCTTTCGGATATAGAGCCTCTAAAAAATGTGGATATAGTGCTTGTAAAACCTAAGATTTCTGTTTCAACAGCATGGGTATATAAAAATTTAAATATTGAGAAAATAGTTTTAAGACCGGATACTGATTATATTATCGGCTTAATTGAAAAAGGGGATTTACAAAACCTTGGAAGGAAAATGGTTAATGTCTTGGAGACAGTTACTGTAAAAAAGTATGAGATAATCAATGAAATAAAAGAAAAACTTATTAAACTTGGTGCTTTCGGTAGTATGATGAGTGGAAGCGGTCCTACCGTTTTTGGTATTTTTGAGAACAAGTTAACTGCTCAGAAAGCTTATGAAGAAATCAACAATGATGATAGGTGGGACTGTATTTTAACCGAAACATTTTACGAGGAGAGATGA